From the Pyramidobacter porci genome, the window TTTTTCGGCCGTACGACGCAGGACGGCCCCAAGGACCCGAAGGTCAACTACTGCATGAAGCTCACGCACGAGCTGCACGACTGGTTCAGGGACGCGAACGCCAAACACGCGAACTGCTGCCGCGTGCTTACCGGAGGCTTCGAGATGGCCGAAGGGGAACACAAGGCTCAGTGCATTGCCTTCACCGGTCTCTGCGCAGGCAAGGTCGCCGAGATCCTGTGCCGCGAGCTGAACATCAAAAACGTTGACGACGGACCGATCGAAGGTTTGAAAGCGC encodes:
- a CDS encoding C-GCAxxG-C-C family protein, whose translation is MAKYSVEQVSPKAVQKHAEDLYKNGFFCCEAVMSAIRSDFNVDVPEEVIALSSGMAIGAGRSGCMCGALNGGIMALSLFFGRTTQDGPKDPKVNYCMKLTHELHDWFRDANAKHANCCRVLTGGFEMAEGEHKAQCIAFTGLCAGKVAEILCRELNIKNVDDGPIEGLKAPYLPPAKS